From the Coffea eugenioides isolate CCC68of chromosome 1, Ceug_1.0, whole genome shotgun sequence genome, the window aaaaaaaaaaaaaaaaaaaagaggaagggcTCGAGGCTCGAGCCCCCCAAAgcaatgttttcagaaccggaccggaccggccggttcgacaggttggaccgcgaaccggccatgtcacCGGTCCGGTCTAATGTTAAAGTCGGAAGTTCATGGAGAACCGTTGAAACCCGGACGAACCGTGCGAACCGTTAAGAACCGTGAACCGGcggttttttaaattcttcaacaaaatatcaagaatggtgTAGCTAAGATTCGAACCTGGATCTCCAAATTTAAATATGACAATCTTACCGCTAGACTGTACttaagtttgttgagaattctacttgactaaaaaatatattaaaacatcaagttcttctcttattttttttttcaattttttcttcttaaccatttttaacccaaatatccacaacaagattttctcaagtcttcaccattattatcaggttattatctttagtagattgtaaacaagttgaaaatttcaacttttcttgttttccaacattttagtaagtttaatttttttcttttcaaagtttttttttatattattatctttagttgattttttgcattttcttatttttcccctcaattttcatatgtttccctcatttttgttttatttttattcgattaattaaggatgaaatttttgcaaaagtagtgcacatccgtgtaggaattgggtaggaattacaaataataacattgggttggtcaaaaatatggtagttggcacataatcgaaactattgataattgaatttaaaataattaatggtataggatcattgaatttaatataacatgttaattagtaatgtttagtagcaattaattttttatgtgtttaactgtatatttgtttttcaaaaatttttagttttttttagtttgagcaattagatttatatttttataataaaattttaactttttcagcttaagttgatgaaattgtgaaggtggtgtggttgcttatcatgccactgataaaagtttgctattcaaatagtttgtcttaacttgaactcttttatggatttttttaagggttgtaaaagaatttcaatatttaatttatttattttttgtgtttttatttgtgataattggtgcacatttggattgtatctatttatgtttataatgaatttatgaaaacttgtggtgaattatgatattttaattatatttatcattccatgttttgtgtataacttttagaaaatttattattatcataacttaaattaagttatgttggtaaagttcaagtgtagaatgaaacctgcttagtacttaaaaaaaaaaaaaaaaaaaaaaaaaaaaaaaaaaaaaaaaaacagtgaacctttgaaccggccggttggaccggtcggaccggtcaaaccgcgaaccggccacctctccggttcactgaccggtccgagtttaaaaacattgccCCAAAGAGACTTTGTGCACGTTCTGCCAAAAATACAGACCAGTAGTAAGTACCATTTCACGAGAAGGATGATGTACCTTCCACTTCGCTACTCTCTCTCTCGCGTTGTACTGTGTGATAATGAGATTGAAAAGCTCTATTAATAAATTTTTGCGTACAAGAAATGTTAAATTACTTAAAATTATGAATACTTTATATGACACTCTTTGCATTGATTCTGGCGCCCTTAACCCTCTTCATTTTCAGCCAATAGACTCAGAACTCCCAGCGCTGAGCAAGAGTTTGATGATGGCTGATCATCGTTTTGAGAGGACAAGAAAGAAAATAGTTCTACTTAGCCATTTATCTTGACATTTGCTCCGGCACAACACAAGTGTTCTCCCCGAAACGAAacgaaacaaaacaaaaatgtgGGGGGgcgaagagagagagagagaggagagaaggaaaacacccaaaacaaaataaatcgATATACCGTTGATGTGGGGCCCAATACTTGACCGTTAAATAAGTAAAACTGGAACGACAGGTACCGTGCATCGTAGACCACAGGCGCCGTGTGATCACCTGACACGCGTGTGGGCGGAAGATCAGCACGTGGTTCGGAAAAGCTGCAACACGGCAATGTGTCAGAAAATaaaacagcagcagcagccaGCAGAAGAGGAGTACGTTCATGTTGGTTAAGGAAGGGGTCTTTGGTTTGGTCTTCTTGTGACCCCCCCCTTTTAACTTTTAAGGTCCTGCTGCTGCGTGCTTTAATTCATATACTTCGTAGTACATATTCAATATGCTGATCTTTAATTCAATTTCCCGTGCTTTATTCATACAAAACAACGACTGAAGTACAACATAAAAATCACGCCCCCACGTGAATGGGCTGGTGGTTGGCGCCTCTTCCTCGGGACCGTCAGGTCCTGGGGTCGAACCTCCGCAGCAACATCAATACCGCCGTGCATCTATCGTGTTTGGTTCTGGTTGGGGCGCTGGGCCGAGCCggagtgggattagtcgggccgcctttacggtcttgacccggacacccactccgtcagcaaaaaaaaaaaaaaaaaaaaaagtacaacaTAAAAATCacatcattattattattgagAAGCAACCCGGGTCGTCCATGATAGATAATGGATCCCTTAAAGACTGCTGCCACGGAGACCAGATATCTGCACAACCTTAAACAAACATAGGGGATGTAGGAATTCATCACATCACATCACATCACATCCTCCACCACCCATCCAGCATATTTGTCCCATGACAGAATACCTTTCTTGCCATCATACATACAATACAAAAAAGCTCTTGAAAGCTACTATTATTTAGTGCATCATCATCCAAAGACTCGTCAAATTTAAACCGGTTGAATGAGGGTAAAGATTCAACGTCCGCATAAGCACCCACCGGAACGAGCATGGCATACAAAACCATATATAAATCTCACACTAGTTAGTTAGTAGTACAACCCTCTAATGTTGATCATCAACAGCCAGAGGAACAGATTTTACCTGAAACAgagaaaacaaggaaacaaaaatcaAAGGCTCTTCTTCTGCTGGCCAATAGGCACCACCTTTGCAGATAATCCACACTGATACTAATACAATGTAACATTTCTACTACCACCATATTTAGTCTTAAACAAAAAAGGAGAGATCGAGGATCTACCAATTCACGGAGCTTGAGAATGTAGAACATCTCCAGATATCTCCTAGTTTCCCGCCTCTCAAGCTTTGAAACATACTTCCAGAAGCCATAAACTCCAGCCAAAGTCATCAGCCTTTCTGAATATATTTTCCAGGTATACCTGAAAACGTACGTTGTATAGGCAATTATTATCAAACCTCACATGCCTGCCAAGATGAATGGCTATATGCCACCACCAACAAGAACCAAATATTCTTTCCTAGACATTCAGACCTTTCATAAATCCTTTGAAGTCCTGCTCTAGATATTTTCTCCCAGTACTTTGGATCTTCCTTGCATCGCTGAAAGAAATTTACCATTGCTGCAGAGTCCTTATCAGGGTGATATGGATCAATGTGGAACCCAGATATCCCATCTTCAATGATCTCCTTAGGACCACCATGGCAAGTTGCAAATGTAGGAAGGCCACAGGTCATCGCCTCCACAACAGTAAGCCCAAAAGCTTCATAAAATGCAGGCTGGAAAGAAGTTCAAgaactttttcaatttaatcCGTTAAGAAAACATCCTGCACGCAAATTGCTGATCCACGGGAAACATGATTACTGTACCTGAACAAAAATCCCCCTTTTGTCAGCAATATAACGATATAGCTCACCATTCCGCGCTCTATTTGTTTGGGCAGCTATCCAACGGAATTCGCCATCCAAATTATATTCTTTCATAAGCATGTGCATCTTCTCTATTTCAGAAATTTCTTCCCTGTCACTTGATTTTTTCACATCGTTGTAACCTGCCACCACAACAAGGTTTGCTAATTCCCGTAGTTCAGCATTTTTAGCATAGCACTCTACCAGGCCTGTGATGTTTTTAACCCGATCCAGCCTTGCCATGGAGAAAATAATGGGCTTTGATGCGTCCTTCAGAGTACCACTGCATTCAATAGAGTCAACCAAAAGCAATTAATCCTGAATGATGCCTTTTCAAAGGCGAAAGTGCTATAGTAGGAAGGACTCAAAAAGTTGAACCATCTTGAGAACCATGTAGCAATAGTTGATTATTTTGGTAAAAAAGCCTCTCCAACTCATCATAATGCACTTACATATGAAGCCTTaatattggaaaaaaaaatgcaaaataagtCACTCACATATGCTCATCATTCTGCTCAGGATCAAATAACAGATTTTCAATTGAACCATGAAAAGAAGTCAGCCTTTTTTCTGTGTCTGAGTAGGGAAAGTAAATTGCCATATCTGCACCAGGAGAAACTATGTTGAACTTGGGATCAAAAACATCGATGCCGTGAACAACACGATACAGGCCAGGAAGAGTGAAAGCCGTATGACTCTCGTACTGACCAACTGTATTATTCCTGAAAGCAAACAAATCAAGCACAAAGACAAGGTTGCAGTTGAGATATATAACAGCAACTGTGATTGAAGAACATTGAACTGCTTCATTACACAAAATAACAGTCATATGGGCACCAAAAAGCTTACGTTCCAGCAATCTCTTGGTATGTGCTGGTAATTATAAAATCTGAATGATTCATAGCAAGCAGGTCAGCAGTGAATTGACATGAGAAGTGATATTTCTCCTCAAATTTTCTCCAGTATATGTCCGAATCTGGATATTTTGTTTTCTCCAAGGCATGAGCAATAGTGCACTGTAAAAGTTATGAAAGTGGTTTTCACTTTCAGCAAATTGCAGACATTATAAAATTACTATTTCATGGCAACAGAATAGCAAATTAAAAAATGTATGTATCTCAAACCTGTGTAACTCCAAGCTTGTGAGCTAGTAAAGATGCAACCAGATTACCATCGCTATAGTTGCCAATAATGAGATCTGGTCTACCCTGCAACTCGGCAGAAATTTCATTTGCCGCATCCTGAGGAGAAAACCCAATACAATGGTTAACAGAATCTCCTATCATTCTTTCTAATTAAGAACCACAATAGTCTCAAAACAAATGTCATCTTTTTTAGCTGCAGTAATGTACAAACACTAGTACTACTATTCAAGAACAATTTCTGCCCTAGACAAAACTTTTTAAGAGTTCCAATCAGATTTACTCAGAAGCCGGAACAAAGAAAAGCTGTAAGTCGTAAGTTCAGCTGCAATAAACATAATCTACTATCGTTCATGGAAAGCAATAATGTCCTTCAGGTACAAAATATCAATTTAAGCAGAAACTCCATATCACCTCCATCCTTTCCCTTACCAGACATTTAATCTGGTAAATAATCGTGTTCAAAAGTTGcacagagaaaaaaaaaatgcaaaaatcctcaACATAGCAGTCGCTTCAAATTGACCAACATTCAAAAATAAGATTAGTCAAGTAATGGTGACTAAACTCATCCACTCTGATTCCAATAATCAAAGAAAAAGTATCCTGATGAAAAAATCTGCTTTGAACCTTTTCCTATCTCTAATGTTCCTGTTTATCTTACCTCTGTAAAAGTCTCCAGGTAAGGCCAAACATCAAACCTCGAGATCCATTTGCGGAGAATTCCTTTCTCAGTTCTAAAAGGTACACGTAAAATGCTTGTATACTCAGTTCCACTAACTCTTTCCAACCTCTGGTTGCATGTAGTGCCTTTTGCATCAGGAATTAACCGAGTCACCTAGTAAGGAAGACAAGTCATATCAACAGTAATATTCAGATAGGTTCAGATTTCAAAAAGGATATCACTTACAATAAGAATTCTGGGAGTGACATTCAGCCCTTGCTGCTTTATTCTTAAAAGCATTTCATTCTCCAAGGCTCGAACTTGATCCAGTATATAGACAATCTGTATGTCATCCAAGAGGAACAATGATTTCTAAGCACCCTTTAGCAGCTAAACTACCATTACATAATAAGGAGAACTTCGGTAAAAAACGATGCCACAGTTAAAGACAAAAAAGAAGCTGAAATCTTTAGAAAAAGTACAACTCTAGTTACAAGTATAAAATTCTGCCCTCAATTTAAAATGATTTGGACCAAGACAACAAAACATACCTGGCCACCAGTATCAGGCAAGCCCAAGACATTTGCTTGACCAAAATATCCATGAACAGACAAAATGACAACGTTAAACACCATAGGTACTCTACCAAGAAAAGTTTCCAGAGTAGAAGGATCAGGTGCTTGAAGGATGTCAGAAAGAAGATGCATCATATTCAGAACCCTTGCTGCGGTGTCACCCCAACCCCTCTCAAAACCCAATTCTTGCAATCTGCATAGATACAACTGTAGGTAAAcagcctaaaaaaaaaaaattaaatctagCTAAATGTATATATTCTATAACCATAACTACAAAAATCATCTTAGGGTTGGTTCTTGTGAAGAAACATACGCATATTCAAAGTCAGAATAAGGTGTATCTTGTGGGAGCTTGGCAAGATAATCCTCTGCCTTGGACAAAGCAGATTCAAGCCTGGATATGCGT encodes:
- the LOC113761216 gene encoding sucrose synthase 2 is translated as MATIKLQKLPSIRERVEDTLSAHRNELVALLSRYVAQGKGMLQPHHLIDELDNIVVDETACKKLSEGPFSEVLRSAQEAIVLPPFVAIAVRPRPGVWEYVRVNVYELSVDQLSISEYLHLKEELVDGRSEDHLVLELDFEPFNATFPRPTRSSYIGNGVQFLNRHLSSIMFRNKDSLEPLLDFLRAHKHKGHVLMLNDRIQRISRLESALSKAEDYLAKLPQDTPYSDFEYALQELGFERGWGDTAARVLNMMHLLSDILQAPDPSTLETFLGRVPMVFNVVILSVHGYFGQANVLGLPDTGGQIVYILDQVRALENEMLLRIKQQGLNVTPRILIVTRLIPDAKGTTCNQRLERVSGTEYTSILRVPFRTEKGILRKWISRFDVWPYLETFTEDAANEISAELQGRPDLIIGNYSDGNLVASLLAHKLGVTQCTIAHALEKTKYPDSDIYWRKFEEKYHFSCQFTADLLAMNHSDFIITSTYQEIAGTNNTVGQYESHTAFTLPGLYRVVHGIDVFDPKFNIVSPGADMAIYFPYSDTEKRLTSFHGSIENLLFDPEQNDEHIGTLKDASKPIIFSMARLDRVKNITGLVECYAKNAELRELANLVVVAGYNDVKKSSDREEISEIEKMHMLMKEYNLDGEFRWIAAQTNRARNGELYRYIADKRGIFVQPAFYEAFGLTVVEAMTCGLPTFATCHGGPKEIIEDGISGFHIDPYHPDKDSAAMVNFFQRCKEDPKYWEKISRAGLQRIYERYTWKIYSERLMTLAGVYGFWKYVSKLERRETRRYLEMFYILKLRELVKSVPLAVDDQH